Genomic window (Alnus glutinosa chromosome 9, dhAlnGlut1.1, whole genome shotgun sequence):
tcaatgcaaaaataatattacgCCATGCATATGgcataatatttaaattttcctgtcaaattttgttgaatttttttcaatccaTTTTGTATCACATGACACTAATATATGGACTATCAGCTGAGTTTATAATGAGATCAAAGATAATAAGACAATGAGAGAAGGGAGCAAATTAAGATATGTATGTTAAGAAAAAGCTCATAGGGCAAGGTCATCAATgataaaatagtattttttgtgTACTTTAATATGAGCAGCCCCAATTTAAGGTTAGTTtcttaaattactacttatttcaaaatgattgattttaatcatttaattattattctaatacTTCTTCTCACATGCGGGCTCAGATTCTCCCTTAATAAGTAAGAtccaatacataaaatatttaattaaaataaaatgtaaatgacaaaaacaaaattcaaactaaGCTTCAAATCAAAGCCACATGGGAAAAATCCTTGAGGCTTCGCCCCCAACTCTCTCTACAACTCCCTCCATTAAACTTGTCATGGGAGAGCAGCTCCAAGCTTTTGGAGCTTCTCTCCCCCCCTCTTTTCTTCTCCTGTCTTCTTCTCTCCATCCTGTTTACCCTGCACATGCCTTCTTTGAGGTCCTTATCTTTGTTTGTGATACTTTTCTTGTTAGATTTCTCACTAGCCCCTCCTCAGACTTGTTGCTATAGCATCATTGGTGGGTTTTTTTCCTCCATCGGATCGGCCTGGTGTGCTTCCTCCCGTTCATGGCCGTGGATCCCTTagtattttgaagtttttagatCTGAGGTTTTTCACCTTAGATCTACTAACTTCAGAAGACCTTTCCACCAAGCGACCCACTCCATCGGAACCACAGCTCTTCCCCCTTCAACCCACTGTCAGCCGTTTCATCGCCCGGCACTTCGGTGTTGGCGCGTGCAGCCCACGCTCCAGATCTGGACACTGAGCGCACTGATTCACACCACTATCTGCTGCCAAGAAGAATTTCCAACAAGGTTTCTTCACCTCTGATGCTTTGTGATAGGTTTATGCTTTATGTTTTTCCTTATctatattttttctttgctgGGTTATGGTCTCTTTTAGAGATCCGTTTGCTGGAAGTTTTGTTATGTTATTTGTGGTGCCAATCCTCTTCTATATTCAGATTAGTGGCCACCCAACCCTCTCAAAGGGTTTGTTTTGGACCTGGTTGAAGTCTTTTGTATAGGTCATGCCCCTGTTCACCACTGATTTGGTTTTTAATCCGCCTTGTGCCGACCAAGCCTTGGCTTTGTTCAAGGCAAATAGGGCCGAAACATTTTCAGTTTCTCTGGAACTGAAAACTCACCATTTACTCGTTGGTTACCATGTTACTCTTCACGTTGGTAAAACTTTTTTCAGATTTGGGTTTATTGTTGGAGAACCCACTCCTCTGCATTAATATTTGTATCCTTTCCGGTTGAATGAGAATtcgtacttaaaaaaaaaaaaaaaaaaaaaaaaaaaaaaaaaaaaagaaaaagctacaTGGGAACTCATGCACGAGGCAAGCCCGAGTCTTGGACCtgcaaaaacaaaggaagagaGGTTGTGAGAGAGATTGGCCCAAACGAGCTGAGGGAGGGGGAGATCGATCTTTGGGCCTTTGCAAAAGGAAATTTAGTCTCAATAACATAGCAAGAAATGTAAATCTGGCCCAGACATTTGttgtatgtatttttatttttgagagaccaataatcatttaaattttgttttgttttgtttttgtctttttcttttgggaaatatcatttcccttttcttttagTGCTCCACTACAAAAAGGCCAACGAAAAAATTCCAGCCAGGGAAACCAAAACTATGATGGCGTTTGAAGGCTATCTACTCTTAGGCCTTCTGGTGCTTCTTGGCTCATTGACTAGCAGTACCGGCGCCCATGAAACTGTTTCACTCAACCGGAGCAGTTTCCCGGCAGGTTTCATTTTTGGGACGGCATCATCGTCTTACCAGGTTAATTTGTATtaaattttcattatatatatatatatatatatatatatatagagagagagagagagagagagagagatagagagagagagagttattcTTCAAGTTTAATTTCCTGAGATGTCAAGTGTATATATATTCCAGTATGAAGGTGGTGCAAAAGAAGGTGGTAGAGGACCAAGCATCTGGGACACCTACACCCATAAATATCcaggtctctctctccctcttcaaTCAAATCAaagtatatattaatattatgcCATATTgcattaaataatattactgCTGATAGtaaagacgaaaaaaaaaacctttcagttgattgaggatccaaaaggTTATACAGATCAGGAAcaagcaaaatatatatgatctatatatatatgtgagttTATTCTTACAATCTTCTggattttataaaaatatttttctttttcacaaagCATTGGCTTAATTTCTTCAATGTCTTGTTTTTCAGTTAATATGCTAGTGCTGATTCTTGTTCCTAaagttttgataaaaataatttagtatATGTATTCGTAATCTGTCCAAATTATtttcgataaaaaaaaaaaaaaaaaaaaaactaagtcgGTAAGATTATGAACTTGTCAAGCTATATTTATGAAATTAAGGGTAAGCCGACGTGGGAGTAAATATAACACTCCAAAATCATGAATCATGAAAAACATGCATTATCTTCTTTCAACAGAAAaactaagaaattaaataaaggaaaatattgaaTGAAAAAGCCAAGACTTCCCGATCGAGATAAGGTTTTTGAAAATTGTAACTATTCATGACCAGCGATGGCATCACATGTGGCAAAGTGGTGGGTCACTTGATTGATAATTGATATCATTCATGACTTCGTGCTTGTTTATTTTGTCGCTAACGAGCCCATATATAACCATATTTCTATCGTACGTCTTCttcaatattatataatatatttttattattattatatttatttttctgttctcctttccttaatttcttCCTTAATTGAACATATATAGGCGAGGCGACCGAAATGCCCGTATGATAGTGCTGGCCGTGAGGAGTAATTAAGTACTAGTTTTAGTTATAGCTCAAATGACTGGATAGTACGTAGTGAACAAAAAAATCCCTTTATTATCCCCTAAATATAATGTGAacttaatatgaaattaattgcagGTAGGATAACGGATGGAAGCAACGGAGATGTAGCCATTGATCAATATCATCGCTACAAGGTAGGTATCACcctcataataaaaaaaatgaatagaaaaattATGTTCGTAACTTGTCTTTTTGTGATTATATGTTACAGGAAGATGTGGGAATTATGAAAGAGATGGGTTTAGATGCATACAGATTCTCAATCTCATGGTCTCGATTGCTACCAAGTAGAATTCTCGTTTTTATTAATCCCAACTTTCtgaaataaaaatggaaattaTCAAGTATATCTCACTTAATTTGGAGCTCTAATTATTTCAGAAGGAAAACTAAGTGGGGGTGTTAACAGGGAAGgaataaaatattacaatgacCTCATCAATGAGCTAGTAGCAAAAGGTCAtgatttattgttattaattatGTTTCATCAACTTAACATAATGAGGTCATAATTCAATCGCTATAGTTTGCTATACATGACTGATGAATGCAGGTGTACAGCCCTTTGTGACACTTTTCCACTGGGATCTTCCCCAAGCCTTGGAAGAGAAGTACGGTGGTTTCTTAAGTCTTCACATTGTGTAAGCATCTAATGCTTGACATgatcaaatttattattattactatgatgataacttatatatatagtttaaaatGATCGAGGACCCATTTGATCATGGATGTTAACATAGGCATTGCAAAAGCTAAGGGATCGATGCTCCAAATTTGAAGTGAAACTTTATTTGTTCATGATTTCGTCTATATATTTTCTTCTGGTTACTGGAAGAATCAATGACGGAGAGAGGGGgacggagagagggggggggggggggggggcatggcccacCCCAactcttgagaaaaaaaaaaataaagtaaaataaaaaaaaaaaaaaaaaaataaagttttttttgaCCTATTGGCCCatagtaagaaatttttgtggCTCAATTCTTGGTCCTTCctttttatcatctcttcaactAGTTTCATCTCATTTGGAACGATAGCTTTATTgtcaaaaaattttcttttaatatttcacgggtaGTAACGGACATGCATGTTTGAGAATGGTAACAATGGAAGGAGgtttacaaagttgtagagattttgttcaaagtaaatgaaaatggTTTAGTAAATCAGTGTATTGGAAGAAGACAAATGTGGATTTGAAGAGTCGCACGCCTGACAAAGTTCAATTTCCTAAGGATGTGTGGCCAAAGATAACGTGAAATAGAGACTCATTTCAATATAACTAGAtggcattagaaaagtctagaagatatgtATTTCATTTGTTGTGTTGCGTTTAGCATAATGTGTTTTGTGTAGaatatagtgtgttttgtataacagttagTGGGCTATTGTGTTAGTTAGAGTGGATTGTTCTAACAAAATGAGCAAGGAAATATTAGTTTTAAGATCCATGTCATTCAAGTAAACTCTTGCGAAAACGTCGAGAAACACACAATTCATCTAActcaaatttctcaattttagtaCAGAAActgagatcttttttttttttttttttttttttttttttttttttttccaaaaaactcttttcaattttgcttattaatttttaatttgaagggaataataaaaatatcaaaactgggttatgtttaatttacttaaaatttgccttaatatatattcatactttaacctctacttaagaaaaaaatttgtttggccccctcccattaaaatgtctacTCCGTCCCTGGGAGGAATGCATAGGTCTACTGATTTAGAAAGCAAAAAGTAATCCTCTTTTGTGCCCTTTTATTCTTTGTGAAAACTAAAGTTAATTGATCCAGGGCGGAATGAAAATTAAGGTCTAATTAaggtaaaaattttaaaatggagccttttaattttaaaatattaatataataaaattttatattaaatgttaaaaaattaatttaaaaaaaatccttttttgtttttagcttTCTGAGATGtaaaattactaaccaaatttttatgttcaagtcttgttattttatttattctcaaTAGATATTATGGTTAATACATTTTATATTTCTTAATAAGATAGTCAATTGTAATAACTAGGATTTAATTAGTTGTTTGATAAAATCAACGGCAAAACTCATAACAATGACCAACTAAAATCAACAGCTTCTCATATATAGTAACAAAAAGACTTTAAACATGTTacgtcacttttttttttttgaaaaaaaaaactttctttcaaAACTCTAGTAGCATGTCCAATAGTGATCTCCTCTCATTTTATATTTCTTAAGGCCTtttaactttctttcttttttctttttttttttttaaaattttttttttttaaaatttttttttttttgacaaatttaatataaagatcCATTTTTTAGGGGTCCTAAGCAAAAGCTTTATTCGCCTTACCCCATTTGAGTCGGCTCTCACTAGATCTTTAGACCACACACATAAAACAATGATAAATAAATGCACGATATTGTCATGTGTGATGTTCTAAATAGTATGGATATTTGTGCATTATATCATGTAGGGATGATTTTCGGGACTACGCAGAGCTTTGCTATAAGGAATTTGGCGATCGTGTGAAGTATTGGATCACTCTAAATGAGCCATGGAGCTACAGCTTTGGTGGTTATGGAAGTGGGGTATTAGCGCCGGCTCGATGTTCCAATTGGCAACATCTCAATTGCATCGCTGGAGATTCCGGGACGGAGCCATATCTAGTGTCACACCACCAGCTTCTTTCTCATGCAGCTGCTGTTCAAGTTTACAGGCAAAAATATCAGGTTCCACATAATTAAAAGAACTCTAGCTTTATTCATTGAGGATGAATTGGCTTGAGTGCTTGTCTTGATTAAGAAAACTTTTACTTCTTCCAGGCAGCACAAAAAGGCGTTGTAGGGATAACGTTGGTATCGCACTGGATGGTGCCACTCTCTGACGCGAGGCACCACCACAATGCGGCGCTAAGAGCCCTTGATTTCATGCTTGGATGGTGCCATTAATTGCCTAACTCTTTGATGTTATGGCCGGCTTTCTTCAAAACCTATTCTAgacatcatttttttaacagTTTCCATGGGGTTTATGGCTGCATGCATGCAGGTTTATGGAGCCCTTGACCAATGGTGAGTATCCACATAGCATGCGATCTCTTGTTCGAAACCGATTACCCAAGTTCAGCAAAGAAGAATCGAAGCTGGTAAAAGGGTCATTTGACTTCATCGGATTAAACTACTATACTGCTAGATACGCAGCCTATGCACCTGGCCTTAATGCTGGAAATGCAAGCTGCTTGACTGATTCGCGTGCCAATCTTTCAAGTACAAACTCAATCAATGCTAGAGAGCTTTcatttgtttttagaaaaactTCACTAACACTCTTAATCTTTCGTCATTTTTCCAATTATACTtttcaacttaaaaaaaatgacaatttaagATTTCCGTCTTTCAAAAGTTTCAAATGTCAACCATCTCTTCCAAATTCAgcgttaaatcctaatggaggaaGTGAAATTCTCAAAATGTTAGCTCTcgtttttctttacaaaaaaacaaaagaataacaaaGTGACTCAACATGAGTCACAGGTGACATGCCGTGGGTCTGGTATTTTTGAGAGGctaagatttatatttttttttaattattaaatcaaggtatttttttttttttttttacaaatatattaggggtttttttaaaaaagtttcatTCATTAACCGTTTGATCTAACTCTAAATTTGGACGGGATGATTGACATTACAAACTTCTGAAAGATGGtaactctaaattgacactttttaatatttaagggtatgattgcaaaaatgatgaaagatgcAAGTAAaggtttcctttgttttttcttatgcATTCATGTtaactactttttcttttcttttttttcttttttcaattttttgttttttgtcttttatttatttattgttttttttttttggtagctcAGCGCAATGAAATCCCCATCGGTCAACAGGTTTGTATAAAataaaccactttttttttttttaaatagaaaaattcaTAGTTAATGGAACATATATATACCTTATAGTATAGCACAAGTGTCCCTTTTAACGCACCATCGTATATAGTAATATATAGATATGGTGAGTACACAACTAAACCTAGCTAGAAAATTCTTGAATCCATTTGAATTCGAATATTTTTTGCTCAATTTCTTTAAGAGATGTTGTAGGCTGCTTCATATTGGCTCTATGTCTATCCGAGAGGAATTCGAGAACTTCTGCTATACACAAAGATGAAGTACCGTAATCCACTAATTTATATCACAGAGAATGGTAATTTTCTTTTGAGTTCTTTAATCTTggtcacacacacatatatataaaatcatcgTACTAACTAGAGAAATACAAAATTTGAAAGGAATTGATGAGTTTAATGATGCCTCCCTGCCGCTTGAGGAATGCCTTGCAGACAGCAATAGAATTGATTATTACTATCATCATCTTCGATATCTTAATAGTGCTATCAAGTAAGCTGTACTtaagaaatctctctctctctctctctctctctctctctctctctcttttaatttttttttttttggtacataTAGGGATGGTGTTAACGTTAAGGGCTACTTTGCATGGTCATTGTTGGACAACTTTGAATGGTATTTAGGTTACACGGTTCGTTTTGGGTTCAACTACGTAGACTACAAGGATGGGTTGAAAAGGCATCCAAAACTTTCTGCCCATTGGTTCAAGAATTTCCTCAAGAATTAATAGACATGCAACAATCCTCATGTTTAAACAATCGATCTACTAATATTGGATCGTGTCCAAAACATGCATCAACACAATAAACTTATGATGATCATTTGATGAAATGTTTTATATGACACTACATTAATTAACTTATTGTGAAATCTTACACTGATCTGAGTTCTTATCACCTGTTCCCGATTTCTCCTAATGATTGTAAGCAGCTAATCGTAATGCGGGCTAGCTTGAATGTCCTGCTAACTGCAGGCAAGCTCAAATATATAAGTTATCTATACAGCACTTTATAATcgtttttctcatcttttaccacctatatatatatatataattgggaCGTACATTACCAAacttaaaatcttaaaactaTAAGTTTGAAtccaattatattatatattcgAGAAAAAAACTCTACTTAACCTCTCAAATTGGTCTCAACTTGTaatgtttcttctaaacttttaatttttgcaatgtatGTACTATGCTTAACTGCCAAAGGGGTTAAGTGAAAAATACCTTACATgagataaataattaaaaaaaaattaaagagggaaaaaaaatttagaacgaaaaaagaagcaaaaaaaaatagaaaaaaaaaaaaacatagattcAAAACAAGGAGAGgataattttagaaaaagaataagaaaaggaaaatatttagaaaaataaatgaaaaggaaaaaaaaatggggaaagtacactttaccccctaATATATTAACGTATTGGCAATTTGAcgtccaatgtttaaaaattggtagatAACCTCCTTAATATAACAAATTTTGGCACTTTAAACTTTCCGTCGGCTTAATCCGTCCAAAGAGACGGAAAAGATGTCACATGCGTTGCACATGACACTAAAAGCTTAGCTAGCTTTTCAAAAATACCCCCGTTCAAAACGGTGAGTTTCCACTCTACACTCTCATACATAGCAACTAAGTTCCAAGTCGAGTCGTACCCGCCATCGACGAGTCTCCAGCGGAGCTAGTTGTGGACACGGAGAAGTTCTCGGTGGTGTCATCGCCATCGAACGATACTCAGCCAACGTAGGAAGAGTTGGCGGCCAAGGCAATCATCCCCGTAAAGAAAGAGTTTCTTTGTCCTCCACCTCTACCGGTCTTCAGTACGTAGATGTGGTCGTTTCCAGCAAAGACTCCACGACCCATATATATAGGACTTAGGAGTAACAGCAGCAATGGTGACAACACAGTTCGTGGACGTGGGCATGAACACTATATTAAAAGCTGCCATGATCGTAGGGATGAGtaactttgtttttgttgtttactAAAACGCCCTTGCCATCTTCGTCCTTCTTGCAGCTTCCATCATCTTTTACAGGTTCACATATTCATCTACTCCAACTCTCCTAACTCAACAACTACTTTGCACTGCACAGTACTCttctttaacattttcttttttactttgatTTGCAGAAAAAGAAGTCTTCCTCCAGTAACTTCTTCAATTTTGTGTAGAATCTTTCTTCTTGGCCTGCTAAGGTGCTTTTCTTGTTTAATTGAGATAATAGGAGTTCAATACACACTCAGTTACTCACTCACCATAGCCATGGCGACCCATTTCAAGCTCCACCCATTCGCTATCATTCTCATTCTCCTCTTAAGGGTTGTGCATGTTCTCGTGTCTTTGTTTAGAAATGCTTAACTTGGACTCTTAATACTGTGCATGTTCTAGTTATGGCTGGCTTAATTCAGTCAGGGTAGTCTAGAAGTTGCATGAGAATtgcaaaaacagagaaagagatgATGAAAATGAGCTCCAAGTGCAAAAACAGGTCATCTGTTCGCACACTATAAAACAGGGGAGAATAGAGGATGAAAATGACCGCTTGTGCTGCCTTGTTGGTGGCGAGGCAGCAACAAATGAGACCCACAAGCAACATGAAGGCCCATGCTGAGCCTAAAGCTTGTGCCCAGTTCAAGTAATGCTCCATCTTGATGATTGTTCCCTGTTGCCGCTTCCTTTCCTTCCTTCACTGCCTTGAGAATCAAAGTTCGGACCTTTTTTTCTAGCCTCCATGTTTCTCTGTTACTCTTAGTTGGAAGATACTGTAAGTGCTTGGGTTGGAAAAGATTAAACCTCACTCCAGGAATACCCTTTGCAACCTTTTTAGACATGTGCTCTTGAAGTGCTCTAAGCTTTAAAAAGACCTCTTCCCCTTTGGAATAGCTGCTCCCAAAGCAGGCTCTTGAAATCACATCTCCGAAAAAGCTTCTCATATATTCATCAATGTGAATATCTGCAACTCCACCCTCACTTTCTACCCTCCATGAGTTCACTACTGTCATCGACGACTCCACCATTATGATCATCATGCCCTACATACTGGAATCACATTCATTAGCGTTAGCTTcatatttttcagaaaagtgTAGTCATGTACGTTAAATATGAAGCATATATACCTTAACCTTCTCCATATATAGTTCGGGAGCAATGATTTTCCTCTGGTGAGCCCATTTTGCTTCATTTGATGTCACGATCCCTTGGCCAACCAAAGGATCACTACGCTCTTTGGATTGATTGGAAGGCCTTCCAAAGTCTAAGGAAGTGCATATGCTTAGAGGATTCCGGAGTAGCAAAAGGGGTGAAGAACTACACCGAGCAACAGTTACTAGCCGTTGAAGAGTGTAGTTCTTCACGAAAGAACTGATCATGGATGGTTGAGATCAAGTGTAGGTCATGTACAACAGGTTCTCAGGTTATTTGTTATCACTGTTTTTCTTCCAACAGGTTGTTGTACTGCACTACGTAGCAGAACTGAACAAAACCAGGCTTGCAGGAAATCAAGGAGGGAAATAATACAAACGCTGCGTTTTCACTTCTTGGGACTTTTTATACACGTCTATTGTTGAACATGCAAAATGGAGAGGTCGGTTTCCAAGCCAAGAAGGTTCAGGGCTCGGCTAAATTCATCGACGGTGATGATGCCATCGTTGTTCTTGTCAAAGAGATCAAATATGCGGCGGTGAAGACTGAAGATGAAGGCTATCTCAGTGAAAATGTGATACATATTGTGAATACAGTGAATAtttgacgccggaacagaatagcgattattctgtaggctaatcagtaagtaatttgcaaggaagaaacaagaaattcaccccaaaacagAGATAAAACTCTGAAATTTGATAATTGATCAATAACAATGAACTGTCGAAAAAcacccacaagccgggcttaaatagctgaaaattaggtttaggagaatttttgccaaaaatagcaaaatcctgaaaaccctaataaaacgaaatacttaataaaataattattctgtcGAAAATCTGGTccaaatcgggctc
Coding sequences:
- the LOC133877641 gene encoding beta-glucosidase 12-like, with product MMAFEGYLLLGLLVLLGSLTSSTGAHETVSLNRSSFPAGFIFGTASSSYQYEGGAKEGGRGPSIWDTYTHKYPGRITDGSNGDVAIDQYHRYKEDVGIMKEMGLDAYRFSISWSRLLPKGKLSGGVNREGIKYYNDLINELVAKGVQPFVTLFHWDLPQALEEKYGGFLSLHIVDDFRDYAELCYKEFGDRVKYWITLNEPWSYSFGGYGSGVLAPARCSNWQHLNCIAGDSGTEPYLVSHHQLLSHAAAVQVYRQKYQAAQKGVVGITLVSHWMVPLSDARHHHNAALRALDFMLGWFMEPLTNGEYPHSMRSLVRNRLPKFSKEESKLVKGSFDFIGLNYYTARYAAYAPGLNAGNASCLTDSRANLSTQRNEIPIGQQAASYWLYVYPRGIRELLLYTKMKYRNPLIYITENGIDEFNDASLPLEECLADSNRIDYYYHHLRYLNSAIKDGVNVKGYFAWSLLDNFEWYLGYTVRFGFNYVDYKDGLKRHPKLSAHWFKNFLKN
- the LOC133877652 gene encoding cytochrome P450 714C2-like, with amino-acid sequence MISSFVKNYTLQRLVTVARCSSSPLLLLRNPLSICTSLDFGRPSNQSKERSDPLVGQGIVTSNEAKWAHQRKIIAPELYMEKVKGMMIIMVESSMTVVNSWRVESEGGVADIHIDEYMRSFFGDVISRACFGSSYSKGEEVFLKLRALQEHMSKKVAKGIPGVRFNLFQPKHLQYLPTKSNRETWRLEKKVRTLILKAVKEGKEAATGNNHQDGALLELGTSFRLSMGLHVACGSHLLLPRHQQGSTSGHFHPLFSPVL